The Mustelus asterias chromosome 23, sMusAst1.hap1.1, whole genome shotgun sequence genome window below encodes:
- the sun1b gene encoding SUN domain-containing protein 1 isoform X2 encodes MDFSRLHTYAPPQYVPENTGYTYALSSSYSTEAVDFESTHQLHPVYDSPRMSRRRLRPVSTEFYTTESVHNESIGSNHSFTGSLLSYKESISRSTKQQQQQKHKSSSKEIVSVSHTPRKSMVESSVSSHSSILSYGTDTSMMSTVLDESSIREKTELGHFWGLDDDDGDNKGGNTTLIQANGDIVTGEMQTAMFNGYTCNDCSILSERKDVLTAYCASHAPSSTVYSRSKNKKDKSRMQLFMNHTQHLAKYAVSTTAAWFLQLYQTLLLKTGFYSKAHSSYCGRMNVKELITGDGHLNINGESLCDDCKGMKHDTYKSTEVGSTKYMKFTQVTRTIWLVFAYAGSLLLQVMQAAGAVAWFVSRKVLSILWLAIVSPGKAASGAFWWLGTGWYQLITLMSLLDVFLLTRCLSRSLRWLFLLIPLLLLFAGLWYFGLAGLWSLLPVFNGTAVQTMQSSKETVPTIQTNGEIPGSLPLPRSTGHSFDWSRVTELEKQIAVLSDQCSQSSLVSDERYSQLASLFQKLQEQVGQMNDKEAIMVLIRNSIRQHSTVLQEEVKQEGTDLLKNQFMALHQKHEYRIAELEFLIQSLSNRSEEVYKEVESAKASTLSNDNEEQYQHLVSELKRLDIELSTVKSELSNMQELKASCAKIDGIQGSVDNRVRELVNLLVFGNKQETSPESFKEWLSSQFASQTELQVQLKNLEMKILKNLTQHWIETKKLPDAQVAACAVTNAGINGISEEQVHVIVDNALKLYSEDKTGMVDFALESGGGSILSTRCSETYETATAVMSLFGIPLWYFSQSPRVVIQPDVYPGNCWAFKGSQGYLVIRLSVEIYPSAFTLEHIPKSLSPAGNISSAPKDFSVYGLDDEYQEGGTIFGKYTYNQDGEAIQTFLVREESLKSYQIVELRIFSNWGHPEYTCLYRFRVHGNPRKQ; translated from the exons TTCCAGCTACTCTACAGAGGCAGTGGATTTTGAAAGCACACATCAGCTGCATCCAGTATACGACTCACCAAGAATGTCACGACGCAGATTGCGTCCTGTTAGCACTGAGTTTTATACCACTGAGAGTGTGCACAATGAGAGCATTGGGAGCAACCATTCTTTTACAGGAAGCCTCTTGTCCTATAAGGAATCTATATCCAG AAGTAcaaaacagcagcaacaacaaaaaCACAAAAGTTCAAGCAAAGAAATTGTTTCTGTGTCACATACTCCAAGGAAATCCATGGTTGAGTCCTCGGTTTCCAGTCACAGCAGTATCCTCAGCTATGGGACAGACACATCGATGATGTCCACCGTACTGGATGAGTCTTCGATTCGAGAAAAAACAGAATTGGGTCATTTCTGGG GTCTAGATGATGATGACGGAGATAACAAAG GAGGAAATACAACTTTGATCCAAGCGAATGGGGACATAGTAACAGGAGAAATGCAGACGGCCATGTTCAATGGTTATACCTGTAATGACTGCAGCATTCTCTCTGAACGAAAAGACGTTCTGACTGCATACTGTGCTTCCCATGCACCCTCTTCAACCGTGTACTCCAGGAGCAAAAACAAAAAAGACAAGTCAA GGATGCAGTTATTCATGAATCACACACAGCACTTGGCCAAGTATGCTGTATCAACTACAGCCGCATGGTTTTTGCAACTGTATCAAACACTTTTATTGAAGACTGGTTTTTACTCCAAAG CCCATTCAAGTTACTGTGGAAGAATGAATGTAAAAGAGTTGATTACTGGGGATGGACACCTGAATATAAATGGGGAATCTTTGT GTGATGACTGTAAGGGGATGAAACACGATACATATAAATCCACAGAGGTGGGGTCCACAAAGTACATGAAGTTTACACAAGTCACGCGGACCATCTGGCTGGTCTTTGCTTATGCAG GCTCTTTGTTGCTGCAAGTGATGCAGGCTGCTGGTGCTGTTGCCTGGTTTGTATCCAGGAAGGTCTTGTCTATTCTGTGGTTGGCCATTGTATCTCCAG GAAAGGCTGCTTCTGGAGCTTTCTGGTGGCTTGGGACTGGATGGTACCAGCTGATCACTTTAATGTCCCTTCTTGATGTATTTTTGCTCACCAG GTGTCTATCCAGATCGCTCAGATGGTTATTCCTGTTGATCCCACTTCTTCTTTTATTTG CTGGTCTGTGGTACTTTGGTCTGGCAGGCTTGTGGTCATTGTTGCCAGTGTTTAATgggacagcagtgcaaaccatgcAGAGCTCAAAAGAAACTGTACCAACTATCCAGACAAATGGGGAGATTCCTGGTTCTCTGCCACTTCCACGG AGTACTGGACACTCGTTCGATTGGAGTCGTGTGACAGAGTTGGAAAAGCAGATTGCTGTGCTCAGTGACCAGTGTTCTCAGAGCTCCCTCGTTTCAGATGAACGTTACAGTCAGCTTGCCAGTTTGTTTCAGAAGCTACAGGAACAAGTCGGGCAGATGAATGACAAAGAAGCAATCATGGTCCTCATCAGAAACTCGATCAGACAGCACTCAACAGTGTTACAGGAAGAGGTGAAGCAGGAAGGAACTGATCTTCTCAAG AATCAGTTTATGGCTTTACATCAGAAGCATGAATACCGAATCGCTGAACTGGAGTTTTTGATTCAGAGTTTGTCTAACAGATCAGAG GAAGTTTACAAAGAGGTTGAAAGTGCCAAAGCCAGCACTCTAAG CAATGACAATGAGGAACAATATCAACACCTCGTGTCTGAACTCAAGAGACTGGATATAGAATTGTCCACCGTCAAGTCAGAGCTGTCAAATATGCAGGAGCTAAAGGCATCCTGTGCGAAGATAGATGGGATACAAGGGAGT GTTGATAATCGAGTCAGAGAATTGGTCAACTTGCTGGTTTTTGGAAACAAACAAGAAACTTCACCCGAGTCCTTCAAGGAATGGCTGTCCTCACAGTTTGCCAGCCAAACTGAACTTCAGGTCCAGTTAAAAAATTTGGAAATGAAAATCCTCAAAAATCTCACTCAACATTGGATTGAAACAAAAAAACTACCAGATGCACAGGTAGCTGCATGTGCGGTCACTAATGCTGGGATAAATGGCATTTCAGAGGAG CAAGTGCATGTAATCGTGGACAACGCTTTGAAACTGTACAGTGAAGATAAAACTGGAATGGTGGATTTTGCTTTGGAATCGGGAG GAGGCAGCATCTTGAGTACTCGTTGTTCTGAAACTTATGAGACTGCAACAGCTGTGATGAGCCTTTTTGGAATTCCACTCTGGTATTTCTCTCAGTCTCCTAGAGTGGTGATTCAG CCAGATGTTTATCCTGGAAACTGCTGGGCATTCAAAGGATCCCAGGGGTATCTGGTTATTCGCCTTTCTGTGGAGATATATCCTTCTGCTTTCACTCTGGAGCATATACCAAAGTCTCTTTCACCAGCAGGCAATATCAGCAGTGCACCAAAGGACTTCAGTGTTTAT GGCCTTGATGATGAATACCAAGAAGGCGGCACAATTTTTGGAAAGTACACATATAATCAAGATGGAGAGGCGATACAGACTTTCCTTGTCAGG GAGGAAAGTTTGAAGAGCTACCAAATAGTTGAACTCCGAATATTCTCCAACTGGGGTCATCCAGAGTACACGTGTCTTTATCGGTTCAGAGTGCATGGAAACCCTAGGAAGCAATGA
- the sun1b gene encoding SUN domain-containing protein 1 isoform X5, giving the protein MVEQLSMDFSRLHTYAPPQYVPENTGYTYALSSSYSTEAVDFESTHQLHPVYDSPRMSRRRLRPVSTEFYTTESVHNESIGSNHSFTGSLLSYKESISRSTKQQQQQKHKSSSKEIVSVSHTPRKSMVESSVSSHSSILSYGTDTSMMSTVLDESSIREKTELGHFWGLDDDDGDNKGGNTTLIQANGDIVTGEMQTAMFNGYTCNDCSILSERKDVLTAYCASHAPSSTVYSRSKNKKDKSRMQLFMNHTQHLAKYAVSTTAAWFLQLYQTLLLKTGFYSKAHSSYCGRMNVKELITGDGHLNINGESLCSLLLQVMQAAGAVAWFVSRKVLSILWLAIVSPGKAASGAFWWLGTGWYQLITLMSLLDVFLLTRCLSRSLRWLFLLIPLLLLFAGLWYFGLAGLWSLLPVFNGTAVQTMQSSKETVPTIQTNGEIPGSLPLPRSTGHSFDWSRVTELEKQIAVLSDQCSQSSLVSDERYSQLASLFQKLQEQVGQMNDKEAIMVLIRNSIRQHSTVLQEEVKQEGTDLLKNQFMALHQKHEYRIAELEFLIQSLSNRSEEVYKEVESAKASTLSNDNEEQYQHLVSELKRLDIELSTVKSELSNMQELKASCAKIDGIQGSVDNRVRELVNLLVFGNKQETSPESFKEWLSSQFASQTELQVQLKNLEMKILKNLTQHWIETKKLPDAQVAACAVTNAGINGISEEQVHVIVDNALKLYSEDKTGMVDFALESGGGSILSTRCSETYETATAVMSLFGIPLWYFSQSPRVVIQPDVYPGNCWAFKGSQGYLVIRLSVEIYPSAFTLEHIPKSLSPAGNISSAPKDFSVYGLDDEYQEGGTIFGKYTYNQDGEAIQTFLVREESLKSYQIVELRIFSNWGHPEYTCLYRFRVHGNPRKQ; this is encoded by the exons TTCCAGCTACTCTACAGAGGCAGTGGATTTTGAAAGCACACATCAGCTGCATCCAGTATACGACTCACCAAGAATGTCACGACGCAGATTGCGTCCTGTTAGCACTGAGTTTTATACCACTGAGAGTGTGCACAATGAGAGCATTGGGAGCAACCATTCTTTTACAGGAAGCCTCTTGTCCTATAAGGAATCTATATCCAG AAGTAcaaaacagcagcaacaacaaaaaCACAAAAGTTCAAGCAAAGAAATTGTTTCTGTGTCACATACTCCAAGGAAATCCATGGTTGAGTCCTCGGTTTCCAGTCACAGCAGTATCCTCAGCTATGGGACAGACACATCGATGATGTCCACCGTACTGGATGAGTCTTCGATTCGAGAAAAAACAGAATTGGGTCATTTCTGGG GTCTAGATGATGATGACGGAGATAACAAAG GAGGAAATACAACTTTGATCCAAGCGAATGGGGACATAGTAACAGGAGAAATGCAGACGGCCATGTTCAATGGTTATACCTGTAATGACTGCAGCATTCTCTCTGAACGAAAAGACGTTCTGACTGCATACTGTGCTTCCCATGCACCCTCTTCAACCGTGTACTCCAGGAGCAAAAACAAAAAAGACAAGTCAA GGATGCAGTTATTCATGAATCACACACAGCACTTGGCCAAGTATGCTGTATCAACTACAGCCGCATGGTTTTTGCAACTGTATCAAACACTTTTATTGAAGACTGGTTTTTACTCCAAAG CCCATTCAAGTTACTGTGGAAGAATGAATGTAAAAGAGTTGATTACTGGGGATGGACACCTGAATATAAATGGGGAATCTTTGT GCTCTTTGTTGCTGCAAGTGATGCAGGCTGCTGGTGCTGTTGCCTGGTTTGTATCCAGGAAGGTCTTGTCTATTCTGTGGTTGGCCATTGTATCTCCAG GAAAGGCTGCTTCTGGAGCTTTCTGGTGGCTTGGGACTGGATGGTACCAGCTGATCACTTTAATGTCCCTTCTTGATGTATTTTTGCTCACCAG GTGTCTATCCAGATCGCTCAGATGGTTATTCCTGTTGATCCCACTTCTTCTTTTATTTG CTGGTCTGTGGTACTTTGGTCTGGCAGGCTTGTGGTCATTGTTGCCAGTGTTTAATgggacagcagtgcaaaccatgcAGAGCTCAAAAGAAACTGTACCAACTATCCAGACAAATGGGGAGATTCCTGGTTCTCTGCCACTTCCACGG AGTACTGGACACTCGTTCGATTGGAGTCGTGTGACAGAGTTGGAAAAGCAGATTGCTGTGCTCAGTGACCAGTGTTCTCAGAGCTCCCTCGTTTCAGATGAACGTTACAGTCAGCTTGCCAGTTTGTTTCAGAAGCTACAGGAACAAGTCGGGCAGATGAATGACAAAGAAGCAATCATGGTCCTCATCAGAAACTCGATCAGACAGCACTCAACAGTGTTACAGGAAGAGGTGAAGCAGGAAGGAACTGATCTTCTCAAG AATCAGTTTATGGCTTTACATCAGAAGCATGAATACCGAATCGCTGAACTGGAGTTTTTGATTCAGAGTTTGTCTAACAGATCAGAG GAAGTTTACAAAGAGGTTGAAAGTGCCAAAGCCAGCACTCTAAG CAATGACAATGAGGAACAATATCAACACCTCGTGTCTGAACTCAAGAGACTGGATATAGAATTGTCCACCGTCAAGTCAGAGCTGTCAAATATGCAGGAGCTAAAGGCATCCTGTGCGAAGATAGATGGGATACAAGGGAGT GTTGATAATCGAGTCAGAGAATTGGTCAACTTGCTGGTTTTTGGAAACAAACAAGAAACTTCACCCGAGTCCTTCAAGGAATGGCTGTCCTCACAGTTTGCCAGCCAAACTGAACTTCAGGTCCAGTTAAAAAATTTGGAAATGAAAATCCTCAAAAATCTCACTCAACATTGGATTGAAACAAAAAAACTACCAGATGCACAGGTAGCTGCATGTGCGGTCACTAATGCTGGGATAAATGGCATTTCAGAGGAG CAAGTGCATGTAATCGTGGACAACGCTTTGAAACTGTACAGTGAAGATAAAACTGGAATGGTGGATTTTGCTTTGGAATCGGGAG GAGGCAGCATCTTGAGTACTCGTTGTTCTGAAACTTATGAGACTGCAACAGCTGTGATGAGCCTTTTTGGAATTCCACTCTGGTATTTCTCTCAGTCTCCTAGAGTGGTGATTCAG CCAGATGTTTATCCTGGAAACTGCTGGGCATTCAAAGGATCCCAGGGGTATCTGGTTATTCGCCTTTCTGTGGAGATATATCCTTCTGCTTTCACTCTGGAGCATATACCAAAGTCTCTTTCACCAGCAGGCAATATCAGCAGTGCACCAAAGGACTTCAGTGTTTAT GGCCTTGATGATGAATACCAAGAAGGCGGCACAATTTTTGGAAAGTACACATATAATCAAGATGGAGAGGCGATACAGACTTTCCTTGTCAGG GAGGAAAGTTTGAAGAGCTACCAAATAGTTGAACTCCGAATATTCTCCAACTGGGGTCATCCAGAGTACACGTGTCTTTATCGGTTCAGAGTGCATGGAAACCCTAGGAAGCAATGA
- the sun1b gene encoding SUN domain-containing protein 1 isoform X4, with the protein MDFSRLHTYAPPQYVPENTGYTYALSSSYSTEAVDFESTHQLHPVYDSPRMSRRRLRPVSTEFYTTESVHNESIGSNHSFTGSLLSYKESISRSTKQQQQQKHKSSSKEIVSVSHTPRKSMVESSVSSHSSILSYGTDTSMMSTVLDESSIREKTELGHFWGLDDDDGDNKGGNTTLIQANGDIVTGEMQTAMFNGYTCNDCSILSERKDVLTAYCASHAPSSTVYSRSKNKKDKSRMQLFMNHTQHLAKYAVSTTAAWFLQLYQTLLLKTGFYSKAHSSYCGRMNVKELITGDGHLNINGESLCDDCKGMKHDTYKSTEVGSTKYMKFTQVTRTIWLVFAYAGKAASGAFWWLGTGWYQLITLMSLLDVFLLTRCLSRSLRWLFLLIPLLLLFAGLWYFGLAGLWSLLPVFNGTAVQTMQSSKETVPTIQTNGEIPGSLPLPRSTGHSFDWSRVTELEKQIAVLSDQCSQSSLVSDERYSQLASLFQKLQEQVGQMNDKEAIMVLIRNSIRQHSTVLQEEVKQEGTDLLKNQFMALHQKHEYRIAELEFLIQSLSNRSEEVYKEVESAKASTLSNDNEEQYQHLVSELKRLDIELSTVKSELSNMQELKASCAKIDGIQGSVDNRVRELVNLLVFGNKQETSPESFKEWLSSQFASQTELQVQLKNLEMKILKNLTQHWIETKKLPDAQVAACAVTNAGINGISEEQVHVIVDNALKLYSEDKTGMVDFALESGGGSILSTRCSETYETATAVMSLFGIPLWYFSQSPRVVIQPDVYPGNCWAFKGSQGYLVIRLSVEIYPSAFTLEHIPKSLSPAGNISSAPKDFSVYGLDDEYQEGGTIFGKYTYNQDGEAIQTFLVREESLKSYQIVELRIFSNWGHPEYTCLYRFRVHGNPRKQ; encoded by the exons TTCCAGCTACTCTACAGAGGCAGTGGATTTTGAAAGCACACATCAGCTGCATCCAGTATACGACTCACCAAGAATGTCACGACGCAGATTGCGTCCTGTTAGCACTGAGTTTTATACCACTGAGAGTGTGCACAATGAGAGCATTGGGAGCAACCATTCTTTTACAGGAAGCCTCTTGTCCTATAAGGAATCTATATCCAG AAGTAcaaaacagcagcaacaacaaaaaCACAAAAGTTCAAGCAAAGAAATTGTTTCTGTGTCACATACTCCAAGGAAATCCATGGTTGAGTCCTCGGTTTCCAGTCACAGCAGTATCCTCAGCTATGGGACAGACACATCGATGATGTCCACCGTACTGGATGAGTCTTCGATTCGAGAAAAAACAGAATTGGGTCATTTCTGGG GTCTAGATGATGATGACGGAGATAACAAAG GAGGAAATACAACTTTGATCCAAGCGAATGGGGACATAGTAACAGGAGAAATGCAGACGGCCATGTTCAATGGTTATACCTGTAATGACTGCAGCATTCTCTCTGAACGAAAAGACGTTCTGACTGCATACTGTGCTTCCCATGCACCCTCTTCAACCGTGTACTCCAGGAGCAAAAACAAAAAAGACAAGTCAA GGATGCAGTTATTCATGAATCACACACAGCACTTGGCCAAGTATGCTGTATCAACTACAGCCGCATGGTTTTTGCAACTGTATCAAACACTTTTATTGAAGACTGGTTTTTACTCCAAAG CCCATTCAAGTTACTGTGGAAGAATGAATGTAAAAGAGTTGATTACTGGGGATGGACACCTGAATATAAATGGGGAATCTTTGT GTGATGACTGTAAGGGGATGAAACACGATACATATAAATCCACAGAGGTGGGGTCCACAAAGTACATGAAGTTTACACAAGTCACGCGGACCATCTGGCTGGTCTTTGCTTATGCAG GAAAGGCTGCTTCTGGAGCTTTCTGGTGGCTTGGGACTGGATGGTACCAGCTGATCACTTTAATGTCCCTTCTTGATGTATTTTTGCTCACCAG GTGTCTATCCAGATCGCTCAGATGGTTATTCCTGTTGATCCCACTTCTTCTTTTATTTG CTGGTCTGTGGTACTTTGGTCTGGCAGGCTTGTGGTCATTGTTGCCAGTGTTTAATgggacagcagtgcaaaccatgcAGAGCTCAAAAGAAACTGTACCAACTATCCAGACAAATGGGGAGATTCCTGGTTCTCTGCCACTTCCACGG AGTACTGGACACTCGTTCGATTGGAGTCGTGTGACAGAGTTGGAAAAGCAGATTGCTGTGCTCAGTGACCAGTGTTCTCAGAGCTCCCTCGTTTCAGATGAACGTTACAGTCAGCTTGCCAGTTTGTTTCAGAAGCTACAGGAACAAGTCGGGCAGATGAATGACAAAGAAGCAATCATGGTCCTCATCAGAAACTCGATCAGACAGCACTCAACAGTGTTACAGGAAGAGGTGAAGCAGGAAGGAACTGATCTTCTCAAG AATCAGTTTATGGCTTTACATCAGAAGCATGAATACCGAATCGCTGAACTGGAGTTTTTGATTCAGAGTTTGTCTAACAGATCAGAG GAAGTTTACAAAGAGGTTGAAAGTGCCAAAGCCAGCACTCTAAG CAATGACAATGAGGAACAATATCAACACCTCGTGTCTGAACTCAAGAGACTGGATATAGAATTGTCCACCGTCAAGTCAGAGCTGTCAAATATGCAGGAGCTAAAGGCATCCTGTGCGAAGATAGATGGGATACAAGGGAGT GTTGATAATCGAGTCAGAGAATTGGTCAACTTGCTGGTTTTTGGAAACAAACAAGAAACTTCACCCGAGTCCTTCAAGGAATGGCTGTCCTCACAGTTTGCCAGCCAAACTGAACTTCAGGTCCAGTTAAAAAATTTGGAAATGAAAATCCTCAAAAATCTCACTCAACATTGGATTGAAACAAAAAAACTACCAGATGCACAGGTAGCTGCATGTGCGGTCACTAATGCTGGGATAAATGGCATTTCAGAGGAG CAAGTGCATGTAATCGTGGACAACGCTTTGAAACTGTACAGTGAAGATAAAACTGGAATGGTGGATTTTGCTTTGGAATCGGGAG GAGGCAGCATCTTGAGTACTCGTTGTTCTGAAACTTATGAGACTGCAACAGCTGTGATGAGCCTTTTTGGAATTCCACTCTGGTATTTCTCTCAGTCTCCTAGAGTGGTGATTCAG CCAGATGTTTATCCTGGAAACTGCTGGGCATTCAAAGGATCCCAGGGGTATCTGGTTATTCGCCTTTCTGTGGAGATATATCCTTCTGCTTTCACTCTGGAGCATATACCAAAGTCTCTTTCACCAGCAGGCAATATCAGCAGTGCACCAAAGGACTTCAGTGTTTAT GGCCTTGATGATGAATACCAAGAAGGCGGCACAATTTTTGGAAAGTACACATATAATCAAGATGGAGAGGCGATACAGACTTTCCTTGTCAGG GAGGAAAGTTTGAAGAGCTACCAAATAGTTGAACTCCGAATATTCTCCAACTGGGGTCATCCAGAGTACACGTGTCTTTATCGGTTCAGAGTGCATGGAAACCCTAGGAAGCAATGA
- the sun1b gene encoding SUN domain-containing protein 1 isoform X1: MVEQLSMDFSRLHTYAPPQYVPENTGYTYALSSSYSTEAVDFESTHQLHPVYDSPRMSRRRLRPVSTEFYTTESVHNESIGSNHSFTGSLLSYKESISRSTKQQQQQKHKSSSKEIVSVSHTPRKSMVESSVSSHSSILSYGTDTSMMSTVLDESSIREKTELGHFWGLDDDDGDNKGGNTTLIQANGDIVTGEMQTAMFNGYTCNDCSILSERKDVLTAYCASHAPSSTVYSRSKNKKDKSRMQLFMNHTQHLAKYAVSTTAAWFLQLYQTLLLKTGFYSKAHSSYCGRMNVKELITGDGHLNINGESLCDDCKGMKHDTYKSTEVGSTKYMKFTQVTRTIWLVFAYAGSLLLQVMQAAGAVAWFVSRKVLSILWLAIVSPGKAASGAFWWLGTGWYQLITLMSLLDVFLLTRCLSRSLRWLFLLIPLLLLFAGLWYFGLAGLWSLLPVFNGTAVQTMQSSKETVPTIQTNGEIPGSLPLPRSTGHSFDWSRVTELEKQIAVLSDQCSQSSLVSDERYSQLASLFQKLQEQVGQMNDKEAIMVLIRNSIRQHSTVLQEEVKQEGTDLLKNQFMALHQKHEYRIAELEFLIQSLSNRSEEVYKEVESAKASTLSNDNEEQYQHLVSELKRLDIELSTVKSELSNMQELKASCAKIDGIQGSVDNRVRELVNLLVFGNKQETSPESFKEWLSSQFASQTELQVQLKNLEMKILKNLTQHWIETKKLPDAQVAACAVTNAGINGISEEQVHVIVDNALKLYSEDKTGMVDFALESGGGSILSTRCSETYETATAVMSLFGIPLWYFSQSPRVVIQPDVYPGNCWAFKGSQGYLVIRLSVEIYPSAFTLEHIPKSLSPAGNISSAPKDFSVYGLDDEYQEGGTIFGKYTYNQDGEAIQTFLVREESLKSYQIVELRIFSNWGHPEYTCLYRFRVHGNPRKQ, translated from the exons TTCCAGCTACTCTACAGAGGCAGTGGATTTTGAAAGCACACATCAGCTGCATCCAGTATACGACTCACCAAGAATGTCACGACGCAGATTGCGTCCTGTTAGCACTGAGTTTTATACCACTGAGAGTGTGCACAATGAGAGCATTGGGAGCAACCATTCTTTTACAGGAAGCCTCTTGTCCTATAAGGAATCTATATCCAG AAGTAcaaaacagcagcaacaacaaaaaCACAAAAGTTCAAGCAAAGAAATTGTTTCTGTGTCACATACTCCAAGGAAATCCATGGTTGAGTCCTCGGTTTCCAGTCACAGCAGTATCCTCAGCTATGGGACAGACACATCGATGATGTCCACCGTACTGGATGAGTCTTCGATTCGAGAAAAAACAGAATTGGGTCATTTCTGGG GTCTAGATGATGATGACGGAGATAACAAAG GAGGAAATACAACTTTGATCCAAGCGAATGGGGACATAGTAACAGGAGAAATGCAGACGGCCATGTTCAATGGTTATACCTGTAATGACTGCAGCATTCTCTCTGAACGAAAAGACGTTCTGACTGCATACTGTGCTTCCCATGCACCCTCTTCAACCGTGTACTCCAGGAGCAAAAACAAAAAAGACAAGTCAA GGATGCAGTTATTCATGAATCACACACAGCACTTGGCCAAGTATGCTGTATCAACTACAGCCGCATGGTTTTTGCAACTGTATCAAACACTTTTATTGAAGACTGGTTTTTACTCCAAAG CCCATTCAAGTTACTGTGGAAGAATGAATGTAAAAGAGTTGATTACTGGGGATGGACACCTGAATATAAATGGGGAATCTTTGT GTGATGACTGTAAGGGGATGAAACACGATACATATAAATCCACAGAGGTGGGGTCCACAAAGTACATGAAGTTTACACAAGTCACGCGGACCATCTGGCTGGTCTTTGCTTATGCAG GCTCTTTGTTGCTGCAAGTGATGCAGGCTGCTGGTGCTGTTGCCTGGTTTGTATCCAGGAAGGTCTTGTCTATTCTGTGGTTGGCCATTGTATCTCCAG GAAAGGCTGCTTCTGGAGCTTTCTGGTGGCTTGGGACTGGATGGTACCAGCTGATCACTTTAATGTCCCTTCTTGATGTATTTTTGCTCACCAG GTGTCTATCCAGATCGCTCAGATGGTTATTCCTGTTGATCCCACTTCTTCTTTTATTTG CTGGTCTGTGGTACTTTGGTCTGGCAGGCTTGTGGTCATTGTTGCCAGTGTTTAATgggacagcagtgcaaaccatgcAGAGCTCAAAAGAAACTGTACCAACTATCCAGACAAATGGGGAGATTCCTGGTTCTCTGCCACTTCCACGG AGTACTGGACACTCGTTCGATTGGAGTCGTGTGACAGAGTTGGAAAAGCAGATTGCTGTGCTCAGTGACCAGTGTTCTCAGAGCTCCCTCGTTTCAGATGAACGTTACAGTCAGCTTGCCAGTTTGTTTCAGAAGCTACAGGAACAAGTCGGGCAGATGAATGACAAAGAAGCAATCATGGTCCTCATCAGAAACTCGATCAGACAGCACTCAACAGTGTTACAGGAAGAGGTGAAGCAGGAAGGAACTGATCTTCTCAAG AATCAGTTTATGGCTTTACATCAGAAGCATGAATACCGAATCGCTGAACTGGAGTTTTTGATTCAGAGTTTGTCTAACAGATCAGAG GAAGTTTACAAAGAGGTTGAAAGTGCCAAAGCCAGCACTCTAAG CAATGACAATGAGGAACAATATCAACACCTCGTGTCTGAACTCAAGAGACTGGATATAGAATTGTCCACCGTCAAGTCAGAGCTGTCAAATATGCAGGAGCTAAAGGCATCCTGTGCGAAGATAGATGGGATACAAGGGAGT GTTGATAATCGAGTCAGAGAATTGGTCAACTTGCTGGTTTTTGGAAACAAACAAGAAACTTCACCCGAGTCCTTCAAGGAATGGCTGTCCTCACAGTTTGCCAGCCAAACTGAACTTCAGGTCCAGTTAAAAAATTTGGAAATGAAAATCCTCAAAAATCTCACTCAACATTGGATTGAAACAAAAAAACTACCAGATGCACAGGTAGCTGCATGTGCGGTCACTAATGCTGGGATAAATGGCATTTCAGAGGAG CAAGTGCATGTAATCGTGGACAACGCTTTGAAACTGTACAGTGAAGATAAAACTGGAATGGTGGATTTTGCTTTGGAATCGGGAG GAGGCAGCATCTTGAGTACTCGTTGTTCTGAAACTTATGAGACTGCAACAGCTGTGATGAGCCTTTTTGGAATTCCACTCTGGTATTTCTCTCAGTCTCCTAGAGTGGTGATTCAG CCAGATGTTTATCCTGGAAACTGCTGGGCATTCAAAGGATCCCAGGGGTATCTGGTTATTCGCCTTTCTGTGGAGATATATCCTTCTGCTTTCACTCTGGAGCATATACCAAAGTCTCTTTCACCAGCAGGCAATATCAGCAGTGCACCAAAGGACTTCAGTGTTTAT GGCCTTGATGATGAATACCAAGAAGGCGGCACAATTTTTGGAAAGTACACATATAATCAAGATGGAGAGGCGATACAGACTTTCCTTGTCAGG GAGGAAAGTTTGAAGAGCTACCAAATAGTTGAACTCCGAATATTCTCCAACTGGGGTCATCCAGAGTACACGTGTCTTTATCGGTTCAGAGTGCATGGAAACCCTAGGAAGCAATGA